The following are from one region of the Eriocheir sinensis breed Jianghai 21 unplaced genomic scaffold, ASM2467909v1 Scaffold252, whole genome shotgun sequence genome:
- the LOC126991249 gene encoding adhesive plaque matrix protein-like, giving the protein MYTHRQKAYTATPCTHTHTYTQKHTHTHTHTHTHTHRHPCTHRNVHKLTYTQPEKRTQTHTYTQKRTQTHVHRNVHTTIITYTDTDVHTETYTNSRTQKRTHDHNNVHRHRCTHRNVHKLTYTTRKTYTFTRTQTHVHRHPCTHRKTYTNSRTQTPMYTEKNVHKLTYTDTHVHTEKRTQTRTQTPMYTQKNVHKLTYTDTHVHRKTYTNSRTQPEKRTQTPMYTKKRTHTRTQPHVHTEKRTQTHVHNQKNVHRHPCTPRNVHRPMYTPKNVHKLTYTTRKTYTDTHVHQETYTAPCTHRKTYTNSRTQPEKRTQPNVQNTKKPPAMIQ; this is encoded by the exons atgtacacacacaggCAAAAAGCGTACACAGCCAccccatgtacacacacacacacgtacacacaaaaacatacacacacacacacacacacacacacacacacacacagacacccatgTACACACAGAAACGTACACAAACTCACGTACACACAACCAGAAAAACGTACACAGactcacacgtacacacagaaACGTACACAAACTCACGTACACAGAAACGTACACACGACCATAATAACGTACACAGACACCGATGTACACACAGAAACGTACACAAACTCACGTACACAGAAACGTACACACGACCATAATAACGTACACAGACACCGATGTACACACAGAAACGTACACAAACTCACGTACACAACCAGAAAAACGTACACATTCACACGTACACAAACTCACGTACACAGACACCCATGTACACACAGAAAAACGTACACAAACTCACGTACACAGACACCCATGTACACAGAGAAAAACGTACACAAACTCACGTACACAGACACCCATGTACACACAGAAAAACgtacacaaacacgtacacagACACCCATGTACACACAGAAAAACGTACACAAACTCACGTACACAGACACCCATGTACACAGAAAAACGTACACAAACTCACGTACACAGCCAGAAAAACGTACACAGACACCCATGTACACCAAGAAACGTACACACACGCGTACACAGCCCCATGTACACACCGAAAAACGTACACAAACTCACGTACACAACCAGAAAAACGTACACAGACACCCATGTACACCAAGAAACGTACACAGACCCATGTACACACCGAAAAACGTACACAAACTCACGTACACAACCAGAAAAACGTACACAGACACCCATGTACACCAAGAAACGTACACAGCCCCATGTACACACCGAAAAACGTACACAAACTCACGTACACAGCCAGAAAAACGTACACAGCCAAACGtacaaaacaccaaaaaac CGCCGGCGATGATCCAGTAG